CTCGGCGAGCCACCCTGCGAAGGCATCATCGAGCTGGTCCAGCGTCGCGATGCGGAAGTGGTGGACGAAGAGCCGCTTGGCGTAGGGAGAACTCCTGAGTATCCGGGGATCGGTGATCTGCCGCGTGATGTCGAAGTAGCCGCCTAGTGCCGCCTTGCGGAGTACCGCTCCCGCGAAACCACGTCGAGTCCCTTTCAGCGTGATCCCTGACTTGGTGACGCGGTAGGTAAACGGTCCGCATCGCTCGGCGAGGGCGATGAATCGCTGATAGAGGGCGAGGACCTCGTCGCTGGCATCCGCGGTGTGGTCTTGCACCGTCCGCTCGGTATGCGTCATGCGTCCTCCACGGATATGGCTCCGACGACCTCGTCATGGAACCACTCGCCGTGGGGTTGAAGCCGAGCCGGTCGTAGAACGTTCCGGTCCCACCGGCGCTCAATAAGCCGGCTCTAGTGGTCGGTCAACACCGCTTCCTGACGTCTCGTCGGGTAATGGCTTGCCGTATGACGGAGTGGCCGGCTGGCGAGGCCAGCGAGAGAGGCGAGGGTCATGACGGTGGCGGCGGCGGCGAAGAGCCCGAACGCGCCGACGCGGTCGGCAACCAGCCCGGAGACGGCTTGCGAGAGAGGGACGAGGGCGAAGGAGAAGAGTCCGACCAGGCTCATGACTCGACCCATGAGCGCGTCGGGGACGTTGCGCTGGATGAGGGAAAGGTAGACGACGACGGCGATCCCGCTCAACGCGCCGAGGAGCCCAAGTGCCCCGACGGCGACCGGGAGTGGCGTCGTCGCTGCGGCGAGAAGGAGCAAGCCCTGCGGGAGGTTGAGGAGGCAGAAATGCCGTCCCGGCCGGGTCGGCGTGGGTCGGGTTCCGACGTAGATCATCCCGGCGAGGGAGCCGGCACCGAACCCGAGCAGGAGCAGACCGAGCCCGGATGCTCCGAGCTGCGGGTTCTGTCGGGCGAGGAGCGGCAGCCCGACCGCGAGCGGGCCAATGGCGGCCAGGCCGAGGAATGCGTCGACCACCAGCAGGGTCAGCAGCCACCGCTGTTCGAGTACGAAGGAGGCCCCCTCCCGGGCGGCGGCGAGCATCGAGCCGGTCGGGCGCCTCCGCGTCGGCTCGGTTCGACCCATCCGCAGGACGATCGCTGCGGACGCGGCGAACGACACAGCGTTGAGAAGCACCGCGGGAACCGCGCCGACGGAGGCGACCAGCGCACCGGCTATCGGTGCGCCGACAATCATGGCGAGCTGCGGGCTGGCCTGGGTCAGGGAGTTCGCCGACTGCAACGCGCCGGGCGAAACCAGCTCGGGGACCAGCGCCGCAGCGGCCGGGCCGAAGACGCCGCCGGCCGCACCGCACACGGCCAGCAACACGTAGATCGTTGTCATCGCCGAGGGGCCATCCGCAGTTACGAAGGCGAGGGCGCACATCGTGACGGCACGTACGCCGTCCGACCACGCCATCACCCGCCGCGGGTCAACCCGGTCGGTCAGCACACCGCCGATCAGGGTGGTGGCCATCCCCGGTACCGCGATCGCCATCAGCGCCCCGCTCAGGGCGAGTGCCGAACCGGTCACATCGAGCACCAGCCACGCCAACGCCACGGACTGGAACACGCTGCCGACCGCCGACCCGGTCTGCCCGATCCACAACAGCCGGAAGTCCCGGTGCCGGAGCGGATCAGCAAGCCGAGCCAGCCGGGACACGGCCCACCTCCATCCCATCGGGATCAACAGATCGATCGGTAATACTTGATAGGCTCTTTGCGGCTAATCTGTCAAGAGACCACGATCGATCGAGGATCCTCGATGGACACGATGTATCTGAACACTCCGGCCCAGATAAAGGCCCTGGCCCACCCGCTGCGACTGCGGATCGTCGAGGCCCTGGGTCAGGACCGCATGACCAACCAGCAGCTTGCTGACGCGCTCGGCGAGCCGGCCTCGAAGACGCATTTCCATGTCCTCGAACTCAGTCGCGCCGGTCTCATCAACCTTGCCGCCCAGACCCCCAAAGGCGGCGTCCTCGAGAAGTACTACCGGGCCGCGGCCCAACGGTTCCAGCTCGGACCGAAACTCGGCCGCCAGGGCAATGCGCGCATCATCGAGGCGAGCCTCGACGCGGCGCGGGCCGCCTTCGCAGACGTGCCCGCAGCGTCTAGAGCCAAGGCCGACGTGCACGTCGTGCAGGAGCGCACAACCGTCGATCGAGCGACCCTCGGTCGCATCACCGCACACCTGCAGGCCATCACTGAAGAGCTGGCCAGGCACCAGGACGCCGCCGACCAAGTCGACATCAGCGTGACCGCGATACTCCACACCGTGCCGAACCGCGCCACCGACGCGCAACATCGCGACGGTGAGAGGTAGCCGTCGCGCACCCGCGCACCACGCACCCCTAGATGGAACAACAACGCTGGACGCGCGCTCAACGCGACGAGGAGAAGGTCATGGACTACCACGGTCTGGTCAAGCGCCTCGACCTGCCCGCCGGGTGGCTGGCACCGAAGGATCTCGAATACGACGACATCCGCGCCCGAGCGATCAGCCGCGCCGACCTGGATGACGATGTGCAGGGCATCAATGCCGGCATCGAGCTCATCCGGCGAACCCGTGGTGGGCGTTGGCCGACAGAGCCGGTGACCGCCGACTTCAACTCTTACACGCCACCATGCGGCTCGGCGAGGTCCAATTCGTTCAATACAGGCGCCTGGTCGCCCCCGAAGATGACGGCATGAAAAAGATCATCAATTCGACGTACATCTCACTCGACGGAGTGATCGAGAACCCGCAGGACTGGCCGATGCCGCCCGATGACGGCACCGGCGGACGGATCCAGTCCGAGCTGCTCTTCGCCTGCGATGCCGTCCTGATGGGCCGGCGCACCTATGAGGGCTTCGCCCCTGTGTGGTCGGCCCGCTCCGGTGACCCTCTCAGCGACCGCATCAACAGCATGAGCAAGTACGTCGTCTCCACGACGCTCACCGACCCGAAATGGACCAACACCACGGTCATCGCCGACGACGTCATCACCCAGGTCAGCGAGCTCAAGCGGCAGCCCGGTCACGACATCGTCCAGTACGGCTTCGGGCAGTTGTCCTACGAGCTGCTCGCCCACGGATTGGTGGATGAGTTACGGCTCTGGGTCCATCCGCTTTTCGTCGGGCGCGGCGGACCGGGCGACCTGCTCTACCGCGACGGTGACCTCGCCCAGCTCGAGCTTGTCGCCACCCAGCCGTTGACGAGCGGAATCGTCGTACTCACCTACCGCATGACCGAGTCGTGAGGGACAGCTCACAGCTCCTGGACGATCTGCACCGGTTTGGCGTCGGGGTCGGCGACCCAGGCGATGAGAACGCCAGACGCAATGCCGATCCGGTAGCCATCGAGGGCCAGGTCGACGTGGATTGGTCCAC
This DNA window, taken from Mycobacteriales bacterium, encodes the following:
- a CDS encoding MFS transporter; translation: MSRLARLADPLRHRDFRLLWIGQTGSAVGSVFQSVALAWLVLDVTGSALALSGALMAIAVPGMATTLIGGVLTDRVDPRRVMAWSDGVRAVTMCALAFVTADGPSAMTTIYVLLAVCGAAGGVFGPAAAALVPELVSPGALQSANSLTQASPQLAMIVGAPIAGALVASVGAVPAVLLNAVSFAASAAIVLRMGRTEPTRRRPTGSMLAAAREGASFVLEQRWLLTLLVVDAFLGLAAIGPLAVGLPLLARQNPQLGASGLGLLLLGFGAGSLAGMIYVGTRPTPTRPGRHFCLLNLPQGLLLLAAATTPLPVAVGALGLLGALSGIAVVVYLSLIQRNVPDALMGRVMSLVGLFSFALVPLSQAVSGLVADRVGAFGLFAAAATVMTLASLAGLASRPLRHTASHYPTRRQEAVLTDH
- a CDS encoding winged helix-turn-helix domain-containing protein; its protein translation is MDTMYLNTPAQIKALAHPLRLRIVEALGQDRMTNQQLADALGEPASKTHFHVLELSRAGLINLAAQTPKGGVLEKYYRAAAQRFQLGPKLGRQGNARIIEASLDAARAAFADVPAASRAKADVHVVQERTTVDRATLGRITAHLQAITEELARHQDAADQVDISVTAILHTVPNRATDAQHRDGER
- a CDS encoding dihydrofolate reductase family protein, which encodes MKKIINSTYISLDGVIENPQDWPMPPDDGTGGRIQSELLFACDAVLMGRRTYEGFAPVWSARSGDPLSDRINSMSKYVVSTTLTDPKWTNTTVIADDVITQVSELKRQPGHDIVQYGFGQLSYELLAHGLVDELRLWVHPLFVGRGGPGDLLYRDGDLAQLELVATQPLTSGIVVLTYRMTES